The Coregonus clupeaformis isolate EN_2021a chromosome 35, ASM2061545v1, whole genome shotgun sequence genome includes the window attgtaattattttgcactatagcctatttattgccttacctccataacttgctacatttgcacacactgtatatatattttctgttgtatttttgactttatgttttttaccccatatgtaactctgtgttgtttttatcgcactgctttgctttatcttggccaggtcgcagttgtaaatgagaacttgttctcaactggcttacctggttaaataaaggtgaaataaaataaataaaataaaaaaagtcgctctggataagagcgtctgctaaatgactcaaatgtaaatgtagcaagCAGAGCACAGAGCATTTGTAAAGAAGATTCCATTGCAGAGTGAAAACAAAAGTACTAGCATTGAGCGTAGCCTGTTGTAGTGTAGTATCCAGTGTGTGTCATTGACCgtggctcctctctcccctttccctcAGCACCTACTCTACAGATGAGAACCTGGTGGTGTCTCCTCTCCTGGGGAACGTGTGTTTTGCCAGCTCTCAGTACTGTGTCTGCTTCACCCTGGGCTCCTTCGCCAAGATCTACTCCGACACCTACGGTGAGACGACCTTCCCCCCAGAAAACAAGCACAGTTCCACACACTGGTCACTGTCTCCCACACCTCTTGATATGTCTAACTGTAAACACATTTCTGACTTGACTAGACCTGGTAGGTTCTCGTTTGAACCCTGCGAATAACTGTTAAAAAATACACTGTTGTTAACCCTTCTCTCTGGTGTTGCAGGTGACATCAGCTACACAGAGTTTGCCAAGAGGCTGTGGGGAGACATTTACTTCAATCCCAAAACGTAAGTGGCTTTCATTTAGGAACATTTAGACTTTTCATTTAGGGTCATTTAGACTTTTTGTCTGTAATGCAGAAAGATAACCCTGTTTTGCCTTCTCTCCTCAGGCGCAAATTCACTAAGAAAGCCCCCACTAGTAACTCCCAGCGTAGCTTTGTGGAGTTTGTGCTGGAGCCTCTGTACAAGATCCTATCCCAGGTAAGACCCCTTTAACCAATCATCTCCTAGAAAACAAGTCTTATACGCTACATGCACAGATTAGCACTTTTGTGTGGACATGTCTGTTCCCTCAAACACAGTATCCCCATGAGTCCAAAAAAGGAAAAGGTGATTGCATCTCCCATAAAAGACCGCAACAGTTTTTTTTTCAGTTCACGGTGCTCTGATTTAAAAGCTGACGCATTGCGACCTCGATCGGTCTTTGTCAGAAAAAGGAAGCTTTGAGAAAGACATATCGAGATCGAAACACGTCAGCTTTTGAAATAAATAGGCGCACCATGAATTGAAAAGTGTTGTTGCGGCCTTTTATGGGAGATGCCATCACATTTTCTTGTTTGGACTACATGACTTTACCCAGAAGACCACCCTATTCCATAAGTAGCGCTAGCACATCTCAACATTACACTACACCAAtgacttatggactgccctctctctctctcccttctctctctctcccaggtggTGGGTGATTGTGACACGTCTCTGCCTCGGGTGCTGGATGAGCTGGGGATCCACCTGGTCAAAGAGGAGCTGAAGCTCAACATCAGACCTCTACTCAGGCTGGTCTGTAAACGCTTCTTTGGCGAGTTCACCGGTACGTACGCCTCCCGCCACCCCCGTTTCCTCTCTAACCTCTACTGCCTCCTCATATACCGCTCAATAACTATATCTCATGTTTAATCTTATTCACAGAGGTCATTTACAGTTGAGACATGTTTATCTTCTGCCTAATTCTATTGTATGCGTTCTCATTATAGGCTCTTACTGTACGTTTGCGTACACGATGACTCACTGTATGTGGTTAAGCTATTACCTCTCTGCCCAGTGTATCTGCATACAGCCTTGGATAATCAGTGGTGTAATTGCACACAATCTTATGTTTCTGGTGAATGTGACAAACatacagggagggaaaaaagtatttgatcccctgctgatgttgtacgtttgcccactgacaaagacatgatcagtctataattttaatggtaggtttatttgaacagtgagagacagaataacaacaaaaaaatccagaaaaacgcatgtcaaaaatgttatgaattgatttgcatattaatgagggaaataagtatttgacccctctgcaaaacatgacttagtacttggtggcaaaacccttgttggcaatcacagaggtcagacgtttcttgtagttggccaccaggtttgcacacatctcaggagggatttttgtcccactcctctttgcagatcttctccaagtcattaaggtttcgagcctgacgtttggcaactcgaaccttcagctccctccacagattttctatgggtttaaggtctggagactggctaggccactccaggaccttaatgtgcttcttcttgagccactcctttgttgccttggccgtgtgttttgggtcattgtcatgctggaatacccatccatgacccattttcaaagccctggctgagggaaggaggttctcacccaagatttgacagtacatggccccgtccatcgtccctttgatgcggtgaagttgtcctgtccccttagcagaaaaacacccccaaagcataatgtttccacctccatgtttgacggtggggatggaggagaacagggtgaaagtgttgtggtcagatgagaccaaaatcaagctctttggcatcaactcaactcgccgtgtttggaggaggagaaatgctgcatcagacgggcctgtatatgtgctttcttgagcagggggaccttgcgggtgctgcaggatttcagtccttcacggcgtggtgtgttaccaattgttttcttggtgactttggtcccagctgccttgagatcattgacaagatcctcctgtgtagttctgggctgattcctcaccattctcatgatcattgcaactccacgaggtgagatcttgcatggagccccaggccaagggagattgacagttattttgtgtttcttccatttgcgaataatcgcaccaactgttgtcaccttctcaccaagctgcttggcgatggtcttgtagcccattccagccttgtgtaggtctacaatcttgtccctgacatccttagagagctctttggtcttggccatggtggagagtttgtaatctgattgattgattgcttctgtggacaggtgtcttttatacaggtcaagagtgtgctcctaatctcagctcgttacctgtataaaagacacctgggagccagaaatctttctgattgagagggggtcaaatacttatgtccctcattaaaatgcaaatcaatttataacatttttgacatgtgtttttctgtatttttttgttgttattctgtctctcactgttcaaataaacctaccattaaaattatagactgataatttctttgtcagtgggcaaacgtacaaaatcagcaggggatcaaatacttttttccctcactgtactaatgTGAAGCCAAgcatgacctccctccctccccctgcagGCTTTGTGGACATGTGCGTGCAGCACATCCCCTCACCACAGGGGGGCGCCAAGAACAAGATAGAGCACAGCTACACTGGAGGACTGGACTCAGACCTGGGGGAGGCCATGGCAGAATGTGACCCTGATGTGAGTGTGACGGAGTGGGAAACACAGGCCCTGGGGATGTGGGCTGGGGGTGAGAAGAGGCTAGAAGAAGACAGATGGTAGTTGGTTTCTAATAGGTGGAATCTGTTTCCAGTGTTAATCAATAGCCTCATTGCAACTGGAACCGCAATTAAGCAAGCGGGCGATCGGAATTGACTGGGAGTGAAGTgagttataaaaaatataaaaaatagatGGAAGAAGCCAGGACAATGGAGGCCATTGACCACAAACATTCCAAATGCCCTTTAGAGATCCTCTAGCCAATAATGAAGTGAGGCTTGAGATGTAACAAATAGTTGCTTTTGAATTGTCACACTGCTCTGTTAGAAAAGGTTAATAACTAAGTTTATCTATTTCCTTTtaacctctttcctctctccctatatCCTTCCTTTATTGCTCGTTctctttcccctcttctctcctcctcccatcaGGGTCCTCTGATGTGCCACACCACTAAGATGTACAGTACGGAGGACGGGGTGCAGTTCCATGCGTTTGGCCGAGTGCTGAGCGGTACCATCCAGGCGGGCCAGCCAGTCAAGGTGCTGGGAGAGAACTACACTCTGGAGGACGAGGAGGACTCACAGGTCTGCACGGTGGGACGCCTCTGGATCAACGTCGCCAGGTAATGGGAATCACTGTTAATATGCCACCTCGTGGACACATCATttggcctgcgtcccaaatgccactctATTCCGTACATGGTGCACTAATTTGGACCAGAgctttatgggccctggtcaaaagtaacgcactatatagggaatagggtgccatttgggacgaagcctgAGTGTTCATTATAACAAGTTGTCGGTTATGTATTCATTAGTCAAACACCCCTTTGTGTTTCTTCCCTAGTCTCTGGTCCTCAATattataataatttggtgggtgcttatatttgtcctatttcacacatgttcaagtgtgtattatacacgtgtgaattggaaatgtgttttttgcgtATCTCAACTCCCCCTGAGACGTCAATATATGACATCTCTAAGTGTTCAGTATGAGAAGTTGTCGGTCCTTTACACCAACAGTTCTAGCTCAAACCCCTTCATGTTCTAAACCACAGGTACCAGATAGAGGTGAACCGTGTGCCTGCTGGAAACTGGGTTCTCATTGAGGGCTGTGACCAGCCCATCGTCAAGACAGCCACCATCACCGAGCCCAGAGGGAACGAGGAAGCCCAGATCTTCCGGCCGCTCAAGTTCAACACGGCGTCTGTCATCAAGATCGCTGTGGAGCCAGTCAACCCGTCAGAGCTGCCCAAGATGTTGGACGGACTGAGGAAGGTCAACAAGAGCTACCCCTCCCTCACCACCAAGGTGGAGGAGTCAGGGGAACATGTTATCTTGGGTACTGGGGAACTCTACCTGGACTGTGTCATGCACGACCTGCGGAAGATGTACTCTGAGATCGACATCAAGGTCAGTTCTCGTTCTCTCACATGTCCTTTCACCCAATTGGAACAACATTCTCATCTTCCTGTATCGTAATTGTAACATCTTGAACAAAATACCCTTTGTCTGGTGTTATTCCTTGATTAGTTTTCCAGTACTGAATATctcactctcctctttctcccaggTGGCTGACCCCGTGGTGACTTTCTGTGAGACAGTAGTGGAGACATCGTCTCTCAAGTGCTTTGCCGAGACGCCGAACAAGAAGTAGGCATCCACCATTATCTCCCATGGGTCCCCATTGAACATTGAACTAGCCTACAGTACACTAAACAACCAGTGTGGACTGTGTGTGAAtacccaaatagcaccctatttccttttataatgcactacttttgaccagtggccagagggttttgaccagacctcatagggctctggccagaagtagtgcactatatagggaatagggtaccatatgGGATGCATTCTGTTTCATGTTGAGGTGTGATGTTAGTGTGCTGTGTCTAGACCAGCTGGATGGGAGACTGAGTGCTGTGTCTGTTTGACTGGCGGTTGTGTGTTTTGATTGACAGGAATAAGATCACCATGATTGCCGAGCCTCTGGAGAAGGGCCTGGCTGAGGACATAGAGAACGAGGTGGTGCAGATCACATGGAACAGGTAcgggacacacacacctgcacaccaCCTATTCATACAAAGAGTTCACCTGCTGTATCCTTCTAGCTGTCCACATATCAGTGTCTCAACCCAAACAGACACCTGCCATCACAGAACACCTGTCTTGACCATACCTTGAGGCCTATCCTCCTATCCACAGCtgtagccctgtgtgtgtgtgtgtgtgtgtgtgtgtgtgtgtgtgtgtgtgtgtgtgtgtgtgtgttttttggaaGTGGACAGTGTCTGGCCCGCTGCACGCTGCTCATCTGTGAACCCATCTGGGCCTGGCATTGCCAACGTGAGCCACAGTGCCAAGGCAGTGACACATTTTAACTTGACATCCCATTAAACAAACTCTGtcccctctgttcctcttccTGTCACCCCCCCACCCACATCCCCACGGACACCACTCACTAATCCTTGCTGTTGTTTAATCTCTGGTTCCAGGAAGAAGCTAGGAGAGTTTTTCCAGACCAAGTATGATTGGGATCTGCTTGCTGCCAGGTCTATCTGGGCTTTTGGGCCCGACACCACCGGGCCTAACATCCTGGTAGATGACACTCTGCCTTCTGAGGtgagaccagggctctggggtcAGGCTGGGTAGGGATGGGCTAGGGGGGATGGGGTGTGGAGGGCTGGTGGTCTTGGGGTCAGGCTGGGTTGGGATGGGGAGAGTTGGGTAGAGATGGGCTAGGGGGGATGGGGTGTGGAGGGCTGGTGGTCTTGGGGTCAGGCTGGGTTGGGATGGGGAGAGTTGGGTAGAGATGGGCTAGGGGGGATGGGGTGTGGAGGGCTGGTGGTCTTGGGGTCAGGCTGGGGTGGGTTGGCCAGGCTTGGCTCTGAGGTGAGGCTCTGGGGTCAGGCTGGGGTGGGTTGGCCAGGCCAGGCTCTGAGGTGAGGCTCTGGGGTCAGGCTGGGGTGGGTTGGCCAGGCCAGGCTCTGAGGTGAGGCTCTGGGGTCAGGCTGGGGTGCTTTGTGGGTCAGCCTGCCTGTCTCTAGGCCTAACTGTAAACAGACTGTCAGTGCGTGTTGGAGTGATTTTTGGACGAGTGCTCTCTAGCAGATGTGTGAAAATGCATCGATGGATGTGTCACTGTGTTGACCCTCTGTTGACACCGGCGTGATCATGGTGACATTGACCCATTGAATGGCACGGACAGCAGTGCCCGGTCATTGGGCGCAACAACCTCTGTCTTGTGTTAGTGTAATGCCTGGAAGTCAAGAAAATGTATGCTCAATGAGAACAATCAATCTCTCCATATTGATCTTTGATTGTTATGACACTGAATCACACTGTAGGGTGTAATGAAGGCATTTTTGTGTCCATTTGTATACAGACGTGTGTAGCTTTGCATGGGTGATATGTCTCCAGTATGTTGACGGTGTGTTGTTGTGTGCAGGTGGACAAGGCTCTGCTGGGCTCAGTTAAGGACAGCATCGTCCAGGGCTTCCAGTGGGGCACCAGGGAGGGGCCTCTGTGTGACGAACGTAAGTGTCTTACCACTctttatctctctcacacacacacacacacacacacacacacaatcacctaACAGCTATACATCCCCTCCCTAGCTATCAGAAACGTGAAGTTTAAGATTCTGGATGCGGTCATAGCACAGGAGCCTCTacacagaggaggaggacaggtcATCCCCACAGCCAGGAGAGTGGTGTACTCTGCCTTCCTCATGGTGAGatcatccctcttctctcttcctccctccccccttatctctctcctttcttccatCTCTTTCATTAACTCTAGCTCCATCTCTTGTTTCCTATCCTTTTCCTCCTGAGTTTTTCTCCTGAGTTCCATTACCTTGATTAAAGTGCTGGTTTCTTCTGATTTGTTCTTTTTTTTGTATTGGCGTGTCCTTCTTTTTCAAGTGTATCTCTCCTTTTTTGGTTCATTGCATCCCTCCATCATTGCCCGCCTCTCAGCTTCTCTTCTCTCTGACTTTCTCCACTGTTCTTTCCTCCCCTGACCTCTATCTTCTCTGCCACTGGCTCTCCCTcctgcccccctctcctctgGTTCTCCTGATGGCTGTCCCAATTATTGTCCCTCTCCTGTCCCTCCCAGGCCACCCCCAGGTTGATGGAGCCCTATTACTTCGTAGAGGTCCAGGCCCCAGCTGACTGTGTGTCTGCTGTGTACACCGTACTGGCCAGACGGAGGTGAGCCCACAAACCACTAAATAACTATCAATCTACTCTGTACCATCCCAATTACCCCATCCATAACTTCTTGACTGACATTTTTAAACCTTTATTGTGCTGATTGCTCCGATGTGGTGGTTTTAGTTATTTTATTTGTTACAATTCTATCTGCTGTGTTTTGTATTGCGCTACAGAGGTCATGTGACCCAGGACGCCCCCATCCCCGGGTCTCCCCTCTACACCATCAAGGCCTTCATCCCAGCCATCGACTCGTTTGGCTTCGAGACTgacctgagaacacacacacagggacaggctTTCTCCCTGTCCGTCTTCCACCACTGGCAGGTAGGATCACACGGACGGACACACGTGCACCCACTCACACTCATAGAAATGTGTGCCCTCTTTCTTTATGACCACCAGCTGTGTtaacatacacatgcacacacactcggACACAATGAGATGCCAGAGTCACGAACCTCGTGCTCATGCCTGCCACTCTGTGTAAATTGGTTTGGATGCTGACTAGGAGGGTGTTGAGTCAGCAGCTATTGTGGACACTACAGTTGTCTCTGTCTTTCCCGCTGTGTCGTGTGTCTCGCTCCTTCTCTTTGGCTGTGTCAGGCAAAATTAATTTGCTCCCCTTGCCCTCATTTGCCCCAGCCTGCTTCCAGTCTCTCCTCTTCTGTAAACTGAAAGCAGGCTATTCCTCTCCCTCTCAGTAGCGTGATCATCACTTCCTCCCAGTGTGGTGTGGAGAAACACCATGTGGTGTGACGCTGTTTAGCGGTCCTGCTCCATCTGTTGATTGGGCTGCAGACGCTCCATTGATTTTCCTCCCATTCAATCTTTTCCCCCGCAGGCCTGGGGTTTTGTTATGGCACAGTCCTAGGATGTGGCCCAAATGGcatcttattccctatataggctaGTGCACTAATATTGACCAGggctaaatagggaatagggtgccatttgggactggaGCGCAGCGGAGGAGGGAGTGTGAGATTGCAGAGTTGGCCTTTAGAAAAGGTCACGAAACAGCCCCTCGCCTGATTTGGGGCCAGGAGATTcagccccccctccctccttgctCTCCCTCCAACGGGCATGTAACATTTACCCATGAAAAACGGGATTGAGGTGCCGGTGAAGATGATAGGTTTAAGTAATCATTTTAAAACGCCATTCTACTCAGAACTAGATGTGCTAACGTTGTAGTGATGAAGATTGCGACAGAGACTGGGTGAGAAGGCGCTGCCGTGTTCGTTTTGGCTGGCTGTAGGGGACAGACATCCCCCTGACTCAGTAACATGGAGAACGCCGGCTGACTAGTAGAGAATAAATCATGCATTTGAGTGGTGAAAGGTTTAAGGACAGTGGTGGTGACTTTATTATTAGAAGTCTCTGCTCAGGTTTCAGCTTCTGTATGTCTatttgtcagtgtgtgtatgaTAATGTGAAGCTGTAGACTAGATGTGGAATTGACTAACTAACTGACCGTAGTCTTTTTATTTTCAACCCTCTCATGACCCCTGtttctactctcctctccccccagatTGTGCCTGGCGACCCCCTGGACAAAAGCATCGTTATCAGGCCGCTGGAGCCCCAGCCTGCCCCTCACCTGGCCAGAGAGTTCATGATCAAGACCCGCCGGCGCAAGGTACGTATACTGCCCCACCCCCCCTCACCATGTCTGTGAGGGAAGGTGTGCTTTATTAAGTATGTACTGTTGCGCAAGGTCAGGCCAATAAGCATCACGACAATGTGACTGACTGTCCCTGGTTTCCATGCAGGGTCTGAGTGAGGATGTGAGCATCAGCAAGTTCTTTGACGACCCTATGTTGTTGGAGCTGGCCAAGCAGGACGTGGTGCTCAACTACCCCATGTGAGGTGTCAGAAGACAGGGAGACAACGAGCCAAGTAGTACCCTCCTccaccagcaccacaccacactgTATGGGACTCAAAACCCCACTGAGGTGGGTGAACGTTGTCGCAGAGGGAAGCAGAGTCTGCCAGTTTTGTTTCCTGCCTTCATGTTGGCGAGTTATGTAGACTTTGTTAACCAGGTGAGGTCACTTACCATCATCAATAACTTAAGTTCATCAACGAAGCATTGATATGGAACCAACAGACCCTGCGATCTCCTGTTAAGACTTTGCCCACCCGTGCTCTCCTAGGGAGGGACTTTTATTATGATATAACTGCATCTACAGTTGTAGGGGTTGGCGTGATGTGGGATAGCAACATCTGACACCTCTCGTCATCAGCACAATGAATAATACTGCTGAGGTGTTTCCCGTCTCATCAATGTCTTGtgttcattttttttttacatgtataaATTCCCAAATGTTTTGTAGATGTAAGATGACTTGAAAGCAGGCTTGATTGTTTGATGTTTTTTTTATTATGAAATTGGATGTCTTGCGTCTGCGTAAGCCTGTTTTGAATAAAAACGAATCTACCTGTGAAATCTGTTTAACCAACCGAGGTCACTTTCTATTCGTCACTTCCTTCCAGGCATTTAGTTTGGTTCACATGAAAGGTCCTTTTCTGAagttactgtatatacagtgagggaaaaaagtattagatcccctgctgattttgtacgcttgcccactgacaaagatatgaccagtctataattttaatggtaggtttatttgaacagtgagagacagaataacaacaacaacaacaataaaacgcatgtctaaaatgttataaattgatttgcattttaatgagggaagtaagtatttgacccctctgcaaaacatgacttagtacttggtggcaaaacccttgttggcaatcagaggtcagacgtttcttgtagttggccaccaagtttgcacacatctcaggagggattttgattcactcctctttgcagagcttctccaagtcattaaggtttcgaggctgacgtttggcaactcgaaacctTCAGCTtccgccacagattttctatgggtttaaggtctggagactggctaggtcactccaggaccttaatgtgcttcttcttgagccactcctttgttgccttggccgtgtgttttgggacattgtcatgctggaatacctgtccacgacccattttcaatgccctggctgagggaaggaggttctcacccaagatttgacggtacatggccccgtccatcgtccctttgatgcggtgaagttgtcctgtccccttagcagaaaaatacccccaaagcataatgtttccacctccatgtttgatggtgtggatggtgttcttggggtcataggcagcattcctcctcctccaaacacggcgagttgagttgatgccaaagagctcgattttggtctcatctgaccacaacactttcacccagttctcctctgaatcattcagatgttcattggcaaacttcagatggccctgtatatgtgctttcttgagcaggggaacttgcaggcgctgcaggatttcagtccttcacggcgtagtgtgttaccaattgttttcttggtgactatggtcccagctgccttgagatcattgacaagatcctcccgtgtagttctgggctgattcctcaccgttctcatgatcattgcaactccacaaggtgagatcttgcatggagccccaggccgagggagattgacagttcttttgtgtttcttccatttgcgaataatcgcaccaactgttgtcaccttctcaccaagctgcttggcgatggtcttgtagcccattccagccttgtgtaggtctacaatcttgtccctgacatccttggagagctctttggtcttggccatgggggagagtttgaaatctgattgattgattgtttctgtggagaggtgtcttttatacaggtaacaaactgagattaggagcactcccttcaagagtgtgctcctaatctcagctcgttacctgtataaaagacacctgggagccagaaatctttctgattgagagggggtaaaatacttatttccctcattaaaatgcaaatcaatttataacatttttgacatgcgtttttctggatttttgtgttgttattctgtctcactgttcaaataaacctaccattaaaattatagactgatcatgtctttgtcagtgggcaaacgtacaaaatcagcaggggatctcatacttttttccctcactgtacgtcatGATCTTGGTGTGCTattgcactgtatgtatatgggGGAGGTGTCCAGCAGAAGTGGGCGTGTACAGTGCGGAGCGCCATGTTGGAGCACAGGTGTCCGTGTAAGTGATTGGCATGTCTGTTTGGGGTGTTGTGTGGGCTGTGACTGATGGACAGGCCTCTGGATGGGGAGAGTCAGGCACGGAAGATGGCGAGACCAGGGTCACATGcaccaatgggttttgagaaggagatgaggaaTCGAGGAACGATGAATTGAGAAAGTGCCACAGGGAAAGGTAGCATGGTGGGGGAAAGAGGAATTGACCATGGAGAAAGAAGGTAAAACAAATGGACAGACTGATGGTTTTATTCCTAACTGAGTCTCTGCCTTTGTGCCCTAATGATAAATGTTAGAGTAAGTATGACATCAATGATTCCCAAAGATTTTTCCACTGTGACCTAACTAAAGTCTGAGTGCACAAGGAATTGGCTCCGAGACACAAAATGTACAACATTTGGCAAAGACATATTTGCGTAATAGCTTAAATATAACCACTATATGTGTGTTAGGAAGCAGGGCTTGATACAGTACACTTGACATATAATGGATTATTCCCTTGTGTCTTGATGGCTTGGTGTATGGCTAACACTGTAGCTGTCACACCTAGAGAGAGCTCTGACATCTCAGCTGTACACACATCACAATTACTAGAATGGACACGGGGAGACGCATGGtggggacaggacaggacc containing:
- the LOC121569614 gene encoding 116 kDa U5 small nuclear ribonucleoprotein component-like, giving the protein METDLYDEFGNYIGPELDSDEDDDLEADNRDVDEADEDDDDEPADADEDVPGMEVVLHEDKKYYPTAEEVYGPEVETLVQEEDAQPLTEPIIKPVRNKQFTLMEQELPTTVYDMEFLADLMDSPELIRNVTLCGHLHHGKTCFVDCLIEQTHPEIRKRDDMDLRYTDILFTEQERGVGIKSTPVTMVLPDSRGKSFLFNIMDTPGHVNFSDEVTAGIRLSDGIVLFIDAAEGVMLNTERLIKHAVQERLAITICINKVDRLIVELKLPPTDAYYKLRHIVDEVNAMLSTYSTDENLVVSPLLGNVCFASSQYCVCFTLGSFAKIYSDTYGDISYTEFAKRLWGDIYFNPKTRKFTKKAPTSNSQRSFVEFVLEPLYKILSQVVGDCDTSLPRVLDELGIHLVKEELKLNIRPLLRLVCKRFFGEFTGFVDMCVQHIPSPQGGAKNKIEHSYTGGLDSDLGEAMAECDPDGPLMCHTTKMYSTEDGVQFHAFGRVLSGTIQAGQPVKVLGENYTLEDEEDSQVCTVGRLWINVARYQIEVNRVPAGNWVLIEGCDQPIVKTATITEPRGNEEAQIFRPLKFNTASVIKIAVEPVNPSELPKMLDGLRKVNKSYPSLTTKVEESGEHVILGTGELYLDCVMHDLRKMYSEIDIKVADPVVTFCETVVETSSLKCFAETPNKKNKITMIAEPLEKGLAEDIENEVVQITWNRKKLGEFFQTKYDWDLLAARSIWAFGPDTTGPNILVDDTLPSEVDKALLGSVKDSIVQGFQWGTREGPLCDEPIRNVKFKILDAVIAQEPLHRGGGQVIPTARRVVYSAFLMATPRLMEPYYFVEVQAPADCVSAVYTVLARRRGHVTQDAPIPGSPLYTIKAFIPAIDSFGFETDLRTHTQGQAFSLSVFHHWQIVPGDPLDKSIVIRPLEPQPAPHLAREFMIKTRRRKGLSEDVSISKFFDDPMLLELAKQDVVLNYPM